The genome window TGGTACATTGGGGTAGTGAACCTACCCCTCATTGTTTTCCATTTTTATTGTCTTAGTTAAGGGAATTCGCTGCGCAATGTCAGATATTCAGGATACGGATCGCGAACAAGAAATACTCGATAGTGCCGTTGCAGAAGGTGGTGCTTATGAAATATTACGCAAACGCCTGACCGACCAAGGGCAACAACTTCATCAAAAAGCTGCACAACTCAATGAAATGCGGTTAGATGAATTCGGCCAAAGCCAAATGGATATTATTGGTCGCATTCGCATTCGTACTGAAAATAATTGCCAAGCAAGGGATATTGTCCGCGTAGGTAAATGGCTTTTATTTGGCTATAATGTCTTCCTCGGCCTGAAAAAAGAGACACACCTCGAAGATGTGTTTTCACTATATCGGTTAATTGAAAACGACGATGAATTTGATGTTGAAGCTGTCCCTTATGAAGGTACCTTCTTAAGCGATAATCGCTTTGTTCAAGATTTCACTGAACTCTATACCTACTATAAGAACACACAGTTACTGCAACTTGTTGAACGGGACGGCAAACTTCTTGTTAGTTTTCAAATTGGCGATCGCATCACGGACGTGCGAGTTTTTCGCTGGTCAATCTCCAGTGACAAACGCAAAATTGAGTATATTGATAACCGGGGTGAACGCGATATAGCCCTCCCACCAGCCTATGACTTTGAATGGCAAAAAACCACACGAGAAGACACAGTTAACGGTCGATACCCTCACATCAATATTCTTGACACTGTATTCATTGAAACTATCGACGGTGATCTAACCATAAAGTGTGAAAATAATACTGAAGATGGTTTAGGGATTTACCGAGAAGCGGTTCTTGATAAAAACCAATCACTAGACGACGCGCAAATT of Providencia rettgeri contains these proteins:
- a CDS encoding ATPase involved in DNA repair — protein: MSDIQDTDREQEILDSAVAEGGAYEILRKRLTDQGQQLHQKAAQLNEMRLDEFGQSQMDIIGRIRIRTENNCQARDIVRVGKWLLFGYNVFLGLKKETHLEDVFSLYRLIENDDEFDVEAVPYEGTFLSDNRFVQDFTELYTYYKNTQLLQLVERDGKLLVSFQIGDRITDVRVFRWSISSDKRKIEYIDNRGERDIALPPAYDFEWQKTTREDTVNGRYPHINILDTVFIETIDGDLTIKCENNTEDGLGIYREAVLDKNQSLDDAQIEYAQTGSLIILKSITLSGRNLALLSLQHAISISTTH